The Methanobrevibacter sp. genome has a segment encoding these proteins:
- the fdhF gene encoding formate dehydrogenase subunit alpha, translating into MVEIKYVPSICPYCGTGCGINFVVKDGKIIGVEPWKRHPVNEGKVCPKGNFGWQFINHPDRLTTPLIKENGEFREASWDEALDLVASTLKKYADTDPNKLGFYACARSPNENIYITQKLARAGCGTQNVDHCARICHGPTVAGLATTFGSGASTNGYDSIEEADFIFCIGSNNMEAHPLFGRKIIRAIKNGAKLVVADPRFTPTAKLAHEYMQFKTGTDVALMNGMIKIIIENGLQDDEFIKNRTKGYEEMKEVAMKYDLDKVAEITEADPEQIERVAIEYAQAENAAIVYSLGITEHSHGADNVMSTANLAMLTGNLGKIGGGVNPLRGQNNVQGACDMGALPSDYVGYQKVANPEITKKFSEAYQIDLPTTPGLTLVEMMNAAHSGDLKVLYIHGEDPVLSDADIKHTKEAIANLEMLIVQELFMTDTAAEADVVLPAAGWGEQEGTFTSGERRVQWLRKAQEPPEGTMLDWKIMEEIAVRMGRPRELFHYENAAEIWEEIRELAPSYYGITHERLLKPEGVHWPCLDPEDPCEPLMHKDKFAHPDGLGVFQALEHKGPVEVVDDEYPLLLTTTRILFHYHAAMTRRCETLDKEVPTGFIEINTEDAAERGILNNEIVKAYSRRGEIEIPARVTDDIKKGIVNIPMHFTECAANMLTNSDSFDPKCKMVELKACAIQVEKL; encoded by the coding sequence ATGGTTGAGATAAAATATGTACCATCTATTTGTCCTTACTGTGGTACCGGATGTGGTATCAACTTTGTAGTCAAAGATGGAAAAATCATTGGTGTCGAACCATGGAAAAGACACCCTGTTAATGAAGGTAAAGTATGTCCAAAAGGTAACTTTGGATGGCAATTCATTAACCACCCAGACAGATTAACTACTCCGTTAATCAAAGAAAATGGTGAATTCAGAGAAGCTTCCTGGGATGAAGCTTTAGACTTAGTAGCTAGCACCCTTAAGAAATACGCTGACACTGACCCTAACAAATTAGGTTTCTACGCATGTGCTAGATCTCCTAACGAAAACATTTACATAACCCAAAAGCTCGCAAGAGCTGGATGTGGTACCCAAAACGTAGACCACTGTGCACGTATCTGTCACGGTCCTACCGTAGCTGGTCTTGCAACCACCTTCGGTTCAGGTGCATCCACCAACGGTTATGACAGTATTGAAGAAGCTGATTTCATCTTCTGTATTGGTTCTAACAACATGGAAGCACACCCATTATTCGGTCGTAAAATTATCAGAGCTATTAAGAACGGCGCAAAATTAGTAGTAGCAGACCCAAGATTCACTCCTACTGCAAAATTAGCTCACGAATACATGCAATTCAAAACCGGTACTGACGTAGCTTTAATGAACGGTATGATCAAGATCATCATTGAAAACGGATTACAAGATGATGAGTTCATTAAGAACAGAACCAAAGGTTACGAAGAAATGAAAGAAGTTGCAATGAAATACGACCTTGACAAAGTAGCAGAAATCACCGAAGCTGACCCTGAACAAATTGAACGTGTAGCTATCGAATATGCACAAGCTGAAAACGCAGCTATTGTATACTCCTTAGGTATTACAGAACACTCCCACGGTGCAGACAACGTAATGTCCACTGCTAACTTAGCAATGTTAACCGGTAACTTAGGTAAAATCGGTGGAGGAGTAAACCCATTAAGAGGACAAAACAACGTACAAGGTGCTTGTGATATGGGTGCATTACCTTCTGACTATGTAGGTTACCAAAAAGTTGCAAACCCTGAAATTACCAAAAAATTCTCAGAAGCTTACCAAATCGACTTACCAACCACTCCTGGTTTAACCTTAGTCGAAATGATGAACGCTGCTCACTCTGGTGACTTAAAAGTATTATACATCCACGGTGAAGACCCTGTTCTCTCCGATGCAGATATTAAACACACCAAAGAAGCAATCGCAAACTTAGAAATGTTAATCGTTCAAGAATTGTTCATGACCGACACCGCTGCTGAAGCAGATGTAGTATTACCTGCAGCAGGTTGGGGTGAACAAGAAGGTACCTTCACTTCCGGTGAAAGAAGAGTTCAATGGTTACGTAAAGCTCAAGAACCACCTGAAGGAACCATGCTTGACTGGAAGATTATGGAAGAAATTGCTGTTAGAATGGGCAGACCAAGAGAATTGTTCCACTACGAAAACGCTGCAGAAATCTGGGAAGAAATCAGAGAACTCGCACCTTCCTACTACGGTATTACCCACGAAAGATTACTCAAACCTGAAGGTGTCCACTGGCCATGTCTTGACCCAGAAGATCCTTGTGAACCTTTAATGCACAAAGACAAATTCGCTCACCCAGACGGTTTAGGTGTATTCCAAGCATTAGAACACAAAGGTCCTGTCGAAGTTGTAGATGATGAATACCCATTACTCTTAACCACTACCCGTATCTTGTTCCACTATCACGCTGCTATGACCAGAAGATGTGAAACCTTAGATAAGGAAGTACCTACCGGATTCATCGAAATCAACACCGAAGACGCAGCAGAAAGAGGAATTCTTAACAATGAAATAGTAAAAGCATACTCTAGAAGAGGAGAAATTGAAATTCCTGCTCGTGTAACTGACGACATTAAGAAAGGTATTGTAAACATTCCTATGCACTTTACCGAATGTGCAGCTAACATGTTAACCAACTCCGATTCTTTCGACCCTAAATGTAAGATGGTTGAATTAAAAGCTTGTGCTATTCAAGTAGAAAAATTATAA
- a CDS encoding formate/nitrite transporter family protein: protein MSFKSPADTAKAIASAATAKGEMPIAKLAVLGFLAGAYIAFGGLLAEVANTGAVAGGVPIGISKLIFGGVFPVGLIMVVICGSELFTGDVMFMTMGLLDGKTDIMGLLKNWVGSWVFNLVGGLFVAYVLAFATGIMVPEAFAGGAITIANTKALGGASFMAAGKSTASLTWVQCFLRGIGCNWLVCLAVYLANAAEDVVGKFFGIWFPIMAFVCIGFEHSVANMFFIPLGIFLGAEVTWAQFFINNLIPVTLGNIVGAAVFVACAYWFVYLRD from the coding sequence ATGAGTTTTAAAAGTCCTGCAGATACTGCAAAAGCAATTGCATCTGCAGCTACCGCAAAAGGTGAAATGCCTATCGCAAAACTTGCTGTTTTAGGTTTCTTAGCAGGTGCATACATCGCATTCGGTGGATTATTAGCTGAAGTAGCTAACACTGGTGCAGTAGCTGGTGGCGTACCAATAGGTATTTCTAAATTGATCTTCGGGGGCGTGTTCCCTGTAGGTTTAATTATGGTTGTCATTTGTGGATCCGAATTATTCACTGGTGACGTAATGTTTATGACTATGGGTCTCTTAGATGGTAAAACTGATATTATGGGATTACTCAAAAACTGGGTTGGATCTTGGGTATTCAACTTAGTCGGTGGTCTCTTTGTTGCTTACGTACTTGCTTTCGCAACTGGTATTATGGTACCTGAAGCATTCGCTGGCGGTGCAATTACCATTGCTAACACCAAAGCTTTAGGTGGAGCATCCTTCATGGCAGCTGGTAAATCAACTGCTTCTTTAACTTGGGTACAATGTTTCCTTAGAGGTATTGGTTGTAACTGGTTAGTATGTTTAGCAGTATACTTAGCTAACGCAGCAGAAGATGTTGTAGGTAAATTCTTCGGTATTTGGTTCCCAATCATGGCGTTTGTATGTATTGGATTTGAGCACAGTGTCGCAAACATGTTCTTCATCCCATTAGGTATCTTCTTAGGTGCTGAAGTAACCTGGGCACAATTCTTCATCAACAACTTAATACCTGTAACCTTAGGTAACATCGTTGGTGCTGCAGTATTCGTAGCATGTGCATACTGGTTCGTATACTTACGTGACTAA
- a CDS encoding TOBE domain-containing protein yields the protein MANVNTSVEYRITIGEDSFLLDEKKYLLLDYINDLGSIRAAANELSFSYRTALNYIKKMESTLNVNVIETQKGGSGGGGSAELTEEGLKILRECKKINAIMELHREVNELEAELVDIDYSKGVMKIRMKTLDITIPLNNKYKIGDRLLALISYDNIFIMNSPQKSSIRNNFKGKIVELILIDDMIRAKVDVDGVIFYSDITLSASKELDLILGQDVYIGFKALAIATLKLN from the coding sequence ATGGCAAATGTCAATACAAGTGTGGAATATAGGATTACCATAGGTGAGGATTCTTTTCTATTGGATGAGAAAAAGTATTTGCTTTTGGATTATATCAACGATTTAGGTTCAATAAGAGCAGCTGCAAATGAGCTCAGCTTTTCCTACCGTACCGCTTTAAATTACATTAAAAAGATGGAGTCTACCTTGAATGTTAATGTAATTGAAACTCAAAAGGGAGGCAGTGGCGGTGGTGGAAGTGCTGAACTTACTGAAGAAGGGTTAAAGATATTGCGCGAATGCAAGAAGATTAATGCAATCATGGAGCTTCATCGTGAAGTCAATGAATTGGAAGCGGAGCTTGTAGATATTGATTATTCTAAAGGAGTTATGAAAATACGCATGAAAACTCTTGATATAACCATTCCTTTAAACAATAAATACAAAATAGGAGACCGTTTGTTGGCTTTAATCAGTTATGATAACATATTCATTATGAACAGTCCTCAAAAATCCAGCATTCGAAATAATTTTAAAGGGAAAATTGTCGAGCTCATTCTTATTGATGATATGATCCGTGCTAAGGTTGATGTGGATGGGGTCATTTTCTATAGTGATATAACTTTATCTGCATCCAAAGAGTTGGATCTTATTTTAGGCCAAGATGTATATATAGGATTTAAGGCTCTTGCGATTGCTACTTTAAAATTAAATTAA
- a CDS encoding DUF2149 domain-containing protein, whose amino-acid sequence MKIGSETGDNMLRKRKRFSDDGDEDPMTGISNLSDAMLVLALGFLIFAIMALQVNPDMMAKTHESQAKQATSQVSTGEDFTSNASAGSSLEQSGYAEVGKVYRDPDTGKLVMVQE is encoded by the coding sequence GTGAAAATTGGCAGTGAAACTGGTGATAATATGTTAAGAAAAAGAAAACGCTTTAGCGATGATGGTGATGAGGATCCTATGACTGGTATTTCAAACCTTTCAGATGCTATGTTGGTATTGGCATTAGGATTTTTAATATTTGCCATTATGGCTCTTCAAGTCAATCCAGATATGATGGCTAAGACACATGAATCACAGGCAAAGCAAGCCACTTCTCAAGTGAGCACAGGTGAAGACTTTACCAGCAATGCAAGTGCAGGGTCTTCCCTTGAGCAATCAGGTTATGCGGAAGTCGGAAAGGTCTATAGAGATCCTGATACAGGTAAACTGGTAATGGTTCAGGAGTGA
- a CDS encoding MotA/TolQ/ExbB proton channel family protein yields MILQGTGILTSFIHIISESLLAPVVIILVIFLVYAILSLGGFLNEWFTKKPLKSDALESLLQNVSKSSSPDELKAVIDSSALYKEQKDILVKITNNYNLGPDARKAFASKLIEEEESNLLKLTSKTDILVRLGPIFGLLGTLIPLGPGLSALGTGDITTLAQSLTIAFDTTVTGLTIGAIGYVISKYRKQWYESDLTTTEAVAEAILEKLNGF; encoded by the coding sequence ATGATACTTCAAGGTACAGGAATTTTAACTTCATTTATACATATAATCTCAGAAAGTTTGCTTGCACCTGTTGTAATTATTTTAGTTATTTTCCTCGTATATGCGATTTTAAGCTTAGGAGGATTTTTAAATGAATGGTTTACCAAGAAGCCATTGAAATCCGATGCTTTGGAATCATTGTTGCAGAATGTATCAAAATCAAGCAGTCCTGATGAATTGAAGGCTGTTATTGATTCAAGTGCATTGTATAAGGAACAAAAGGACATCCTTGTAAAAATAACAAATAATTATAATTTAGGTCCTGATGCAAGAAAGGCATTTGCAAGCAAATTGATTGAAGAGGAAGAGAGCAATTTGCTTAAGCTTACTTCAAAAACAGATATTTTAGTAAGATTAGGCCCTATTTTCGGTTTGCTTGGTACTTTAATACCATTAGGGCCAGGACTTTCTGCTTTGGGTACTGGTGACATCACTACCTTGGCACAATCCTTGACAATTGCTTTTGACACTACAGTTACAGGTTTAACCATTGGTGCTATAGGATATGTCATTTCCAAATACAGGAAGCAATGGTATGAAAGTGACTTGACCACTACTGAAGCTGTTGCAGAGGCGATTTTAGAGAAATTAAATGGATTCTAG